The genomic DNA GCAAGCCATAGACCCAAAAGGAGAATTACATTTAAGATTTTACATTCCTTCACATCAGGAGTTTGCTCTACCGGCGACCGGTATCAGGGAAGTTATAGAACTAAGTCCAGACCGGATCACCCCAATTCCTAATGCGTCACCGCTACTTTTGGGTACTCTCAACTTACGAGGCCGATTAATTTGGGTAGCAGACTTAGGACAATTTCTGGGAGAGGCAACAGAGTTAAATACTGATAGGTCTGAGATACCAGTAATTGCTATTGAAGATCAAGATATCATAGTAGGTTTAGGAGTAGATCAAATATGTGGTATGGGTTGGCTGGATGTACAGTCATTGATGCCACCCAGTAATGTGCCAGACACCATGGCTCCTTTTCTCCGGGGAGAATGGTTAGATACTGAAAATAATAAGTATCTGCGGCTAATAGATCAGACGGCAATTTTACGGAGTGCTAGGTGGGCAGGATGAAGTCGGGAGGGAGGAAATGGCAGCAAATATAGATGATCGAAATTCAATATACCAACAGGCAGTTGATGCCTACGGACAGGGAGATTATGAAATTGCGGCTACTTTAGTAGACCAAGCAGTAAATAAGCTACCAAATGACGCTAATTCCCATCTGTTGCGGGGACACATTTATTATGTTTTGCAACAATATGACATTGCTAAAGCTGAATATGAGTATGTGTTTCATTTAACAGATGATCAGGAAATTTTAGACTCTGCAAGCAGCTATTTAGAAAATATCCAACAGTCTCTGGATATATCATTGTTTGCAGATAATTCAGAGCTAGAACCCAATGGGATGATCACGACTTTAAGAGATCCCCATGGTGTGGCAAATGATGAACCAGATGAACCAGATTTACTAGATTTAGGAACTAGCGGAGATTTGGATAACAACGACTTTGACTTCGATTTTAAAGCTTTTGGTGAATATGAACCATCAGCAGATGCTATAGAAGATATATCTGTAAATAATCCTTTTGAAAGTGATTTAGAGCAATTAACAGATAATTCATTCAGTTTCAGTAATGATCCGTTTACTTTAGACCAGCCATTATCAGACTTAAAATCTAGTGATAATAGCAATGAAAGCATAGAAGAACTAGAATCACCCATAGGTTTAGAACAACCATTCTCAGATTTAGAATCTAGTGATGATTTTAGTCAAGTATCTGGAGATTTAGAGCTACCTTCTTTTTGGCAAGACAATATTTCATCTAGTGAAAAGGAGAATTCAGACGAGAGTAGTCCATTTTCTCACACAGAATTGGACTCAGAATCGGAACTTTCAGCACTAAATGATGCTGATATAAATTCACCATTTACAGAAACGAATTTCCCCCCAGATAATAACTGGGAAGTTCCCTCTCAATTAATGAGTGAAGAAAATCCACCAGAATCACTAGAACAGAGCATGGGAGATTTAAACATTGCTAATAATACGAATAAATTAGTTAACAATAGCAATGAAAATATATCCTGGAGTGAAGCAAATAATTGGCCAGAAAATATTTCAGAACAATTAGAGTCTGAGCCAGATCCTGACTTAGCCACTCAAATTTCAGGCTCTTTGAATCACAATGTTAGTAGTCAACAATTACACACAAACATCAACAATCAAGAAGATGACTTTGATAATGATAATTTTGACATAGAAGCATTTGAATCCGCCTTTGGTTCAGACAGTTTTGATAATGACGAAGATTTGAATCATCTTGGCAAGGGAGACAACTCCAGAAACAACGTAGAATTCTTGGATGATTTTGAAGAATTTAATGATTTAGGCAGCATTCCCAACTTTGATCTCGAAGATGATTCTCATTATGACAGTATGGAACTGGTATCAGATACCAGAGAAAAAGCAGGTAGCACCAGCAGCAACTTTACCGAAGAATTTTCCATATCTAACCAAGATGCTGATCGTGATGAAGAACTATTCACCATTACCGGAGCGCAAGAAGCAGTACCCGTATTTACCAAACCGGATGTTTCCCAACTAGAACCCAACGTTAGTGTTGAGCAAGGTGTATTTGCCTTCTTTGAAAATGCCTCTTTAGAGAAAAAGCAATGGTACATTGCTGGTTCAGTAGGTTTCACTTCCGCAGTAGTAGCAGCTTTAATTAGCTTTGGAGCTACCAACTTTTCACCGCCAGAACAACGGGAGTCAGTGAGAAATACAGGCTGGGCCATGGCTTTAGCCGCAGGACTGGCTGGTGGTATCACAGCTGGATTCATGGGAAATCTGGCACTCAAACAGATCAGACGCACAACCAAAGACTTACAGGCACAATTTGATGCGGTACGAGAAGGGAATTTGAATGTTCAAGCCACGGTTTATTCAGAAGACGAATTAGGTTACTTAGCTACCAGCTTTAACGATATGTCCAGGGTCATTTTCATAACCACTAATGAAGCCCAAAGGAAAGCGGTAGAGCAGGAAGAAGCCAAAGAGAACTTACAGCGGCAAGTAATTCGCCTTCTAGACGACGTAGAAGGAGCGGCTAGAGGAGACTTAACCGTACAAGCAGAAGTAACCGCAGATGTATTAGGAGCGGTAGCAGATGCCTTTAACCTGACAATTCAAAACCTGCGGGATATTGTCCAACAGGTAAAAGTAGCAGCCAGAGAAGTTACCAAAGGATCAACCAACTCCGAAACATTTGCTAGAGCCTTATCAGGGGATGCTTTACGTCAGGCAGAAGAATTAGGTGTCACCCTCAATTCTGTGCAAAAAATGACAGAATCCATTCAACGGGTAGCATTAGCGGCAAAAGAAGCAGAAAGTGTAGCTCGTGATGCCAGTGTAATTGCCCTCAAAGGAGGAGAAGCCGTAGAAAACACCGTAGCTGGTATTTTAGAAATTCGAGAAACCGTGGCAGAAACCACTAGAAAAGTTAAACGATTAGCGGAATCTTCCCAAGAAATTAACTCCATCGTCGCCTTAGTTTCCCAGATTGCTTCTCGTACCAACCTCTTGGCACTTAACGCCAGTATTGAGGCAGTCAGAGCCGGAGAAGCAGGAAGAGGTTTTGCTATTGTTGCCGATGAAGTGCGGCAGTTAGCCGATAAATCTGCCAAGTCCTTAAAAGACATTGAACAAATCGTCATGCAAATTCAGAGCGAAACTAGCTCAGTAATGACAGCGATGGAAGAAGGGACACAGCAGGTAATTAAAGGTACACAATTAGCGGAAGAGGCGAAGAAATCCCTAGAAAATATCATCCAGGTAGCAGATCATATTGACATTTTAGTGCGTTCAATTACCAGTGATACCGTAGAGCAGACAGAAACATCCAGCGCTGTAGCTCAGGTAATGCAGTCAGTTGAACTTACAGCCCAGCACACATCCCAAGAAGCACAACGAGTTTCAGGAGCATTACAAAACTTGGTGGGAGTATCCCGTGACTTGATTGCTTCAGTGGAACGTTTCCGAGTGGAAACCATTGAACCCAACAGCAGGTAATAGCAGAAATGAAGTATGAAATAGAATTCATGCTTCAGCTTTGCCCCCAGTTTGATTTTTAATCCTTTATTCATCATCCTCGTTATGCAGTCAGACCAACAACAACGGATTTTGGGTTACTTTATCGAAGAAGCCAGAGATCACCTGAACACCATTGAACAGGGGTTACTGAACCTACAAGATACCCTGAATGACCCAGAGATGGTTAATGAAGTTTTCCGAGCCGCTCACTCTATCAAAGGGGGAGCCGCTATGCTGGGATTAACCAGTATTCAACAAACATCCCACCGTTTAGAAGATTGTTTTAAAGTTCTCAAAGAGTACAAAGTCGAAGTTGATCAAAAATTAGAAACTTTGTTTCTTGGTGTTTCTGATACTTTAAAAGCATTATTAGATGATCTGAGTAGTCCCTTTGGGCTTTCAGAGGAAACAGCCAATAATTTAATGGCAGCCACTGAACCGATTATTGCTGAACTGAATCAGCACCTGGAAGAACTGGTACAGTCAAAAGATGGTAGTCCTGTAGTCAACAAATCTATATCCGCACCAGTAGAACAGCTAGTTTCAAAGTCAGTTGTTGCCAGTACCAACAAAGATTGGTCAGAATTTCAAAATCAAGTTTTACAGTCCCTGCGGGCAATGTTGCAACTGTTTAAACAAGACAACACAT from Okeanomitos corallinicola TIOX110 includes the following:
- a CDS encoding chemotaxis protein CheW, which gives rise to MVSKPNFLSGSGQDKFSPELQLDSPDGVGVAQAIDPKGELHLRFYIPSHQEFALPATGIREVIELSPDRITPIPNASPLLLGTLNLRGRLIWVADLGQFLGEATELNTDRSEIPVIAIEDQDIIVGLGVDQICGMGWLDVQSLMPPSNVPDTMAPFLRGEWLDTENNKYLRLIDQTAILRSARWAG
- a CDS encoding methyl-accepting chemotaxis protein — translated: MAANIDDRNSIYQQAVDAYGQGDYEIAATLVDQAVNKLPNDANSHLLRGHIYYVLQQYDIAKAEYEYVFHLTDDQEILDSASSYLENIQQSLDISLFADNSELEPNGMITTLRDPHGVANDEPDEPDLLDLGTSGDLDNNDFDFDFKAFGEYEPSADAIEDISVNNPFESDLEQLTDNSFSFSNDPFTLDQPLSDLKSSDNSNESIEELESPIGLEQPFSDLESSDDFSQVSGDLELPSFWQDNISSSEKENSDESSPFSHTELDSESELSALNDADINSPFTETNFPPDNNWEVPSQLMSEENPPESLEQSMGDLNIANNTNKLVNNSNENISWSEANNWPENISEQLESEPDPDLATQISGSLNHNVSSQQLHTNINNQEDDFDNDNFDIEAFESAFGSDSFDNDEDLNHLGKGDNSRNNVEFLDDFEEFNDLGSIPNFDLEDDSHYDSMELVSDTREKAGSTSSNFTEEFSISNQDADRDEELFTITGAQEAVPVFTKPDVSQLEPNVSVEQGVFAFFENASLEKKQWYIAGSVGFTSAVVAALISFGATNFSPPEQRESVRNTGWAMALAAGLAGGITAGFMGNLALKQIRRTTKDLQAQFDAVREGNLNVQATVYSEDELGYLATSFNDMSRVIFITTNEAQRKAVEQEEAKENLQRQVIRLLDDVEGAARGDLTVQAEVTADVLGAVADAFNLTIQNLRDIVQQVKVAAREVTKGSTNSETFARALSGDALRQAEELGVTLNSVQKMTESIQRVALAAKEAESVARDASVIALKGGEAVENTVAGILEIRETVAETTRKVKRLAESSQEINSIVALVSQIASRTNLLALNASIEAVRAGEAGRGFAIVADEVRQLADKSAKSLKDIEQIVMQIQSETSSVMTAMEEGTQQVIKGTQLAEEAKKSLENIIQVADHIDILVRSITSDTVEQTETSSAVAQVMQSVELTAQHTSQEAQRVSGALQNLVGVSRDLIASVERFRVETIEPNSR